A section of the Candidatus Omnitrophota bacterium genome encodes:
- a CDS encoding glycosyltransferase family 39 protein, producing the protein MISRRDRSFDVYSYCIIALFVIILILRWKWMPTFIDIYYHLLTVLNFYRCGGIPSISFWEYAPYGRPHLYPPLLHILMLIVFKLNGNILTTARIFELLIFPFMLCTIFLTIKTVFGCRLAFWSVLIASSMYSFYLSSVDFLPASLAFCLGLLVFYSLERNRIIAAIIFMALAFYSHVSISFFFFLALIIYGLTFRERLLNIVKITSASLFLYLPLLIHQLRYLSFFDPHKTRENFPFELNISVYLLAIIGIFLAIRQKKKFLFFIALVFAGIVFLPLRYRIFSGQGMIGIILLAALSLEFFYDKLINKFPKSSPVFRSLAYISLVFFAIFLISPTISIHESDVKFNLIGSTYINIIPSQEVRERTNEISIYLPKTFSPVIDVVEDQTNQDELIASNFEYLAGFISVFSQRATTSAMLPEIMPFRDINPFKHAKLIIWLKDPDRLTIEPERLIEGLDLVKVAETEIFFIYKNPQANFKQKDSQRSIAYGVCIVLLIASLAIAIFDLCRRTELKA; encoded by the coding sequence ATGATTTCTAGACGAGATAGAAGCTTTGATGTTTATTCTTATTGCATAATTGCCTTATTTGTTATTATTCTTATCTTGCGTTGGAAATGGATGCCAACTTTTATAGATATATATTATCATCTTCTGACAGTGCTTAACTTTTACCGTTGCGGAGGAATACCTTCTATTTCTTTCTGGGAGTATGCACCTTACGGTAGACCGCATTTATATCCACCCCTTTTGCACATCCTGATGCTCATTGTGTTCAAACTGAATGGCAATATTCTAACTACAGCTCGAATATTTGAATTATTAATCTTTCCTTTCATGCTCTGCACTATTTTCCTAACCATAAAGACTGTTTTCGGCTGCCGTTTGGCGTTTTGGTCTGTTTTAATAGCATCTTCCATGTATTCGTTTTATCTCTCGAGTGTTGATTTTCTTCCTGCAAGTCTAGCCTTTTGTCTGGGATTGTTAGTTTTTTATAGTCTTGAGCGAAACAGGATTATTGCCGCAATTATTTTTATGGCGCTTGCCTTCTACAGCCATGTCAGCATTTCCTTCTTTTTCTTTTTAGCCTTGATTATCTATGGACTAACTTTTAGAGAACGATTGTTGAATATTGTAAAGATCACCTCGGCCTCGTTATTTTTATATCTGCCTTTATTAATCCATCAGCTGCGTTATCTTAGCTTTTTTGACCCGCACAAGACAAGAGAGAATTTTCCATTTGAACTGAATATCAGCGTATATCTTTTAGCCATTATCGGAATATTCTTAGCAATCAGGCAAAAGAAAAAGTTTCTTTTTTTCATTGCTCTTGTTTTTGCCGGAATAGTCTTTTTGCCTCTGCGCTATCGAATCTTTAGTGGCCAGGGAATGATAGGCATAATTTTACTTGCGGCATTAAGTTTAGAATTTTTCTACGATAAATTAATTAATAAATTCCCTAAATCCTCGCCTGTTTTTAGAAGTCTTGCCTATATATCTTTAGTTTTTTTTGCTATATTTTTAATTTCTCCTACAATTTCAATTCATGAATCAGACGTTAAATTCAATCTCATAGGTTCAACTTATATAAATATTATCCCTTCTCAAGAAGTCAGAGAGCGCACAAACGAGATATCCATATACCTGCCTAAAACCTTCTCTCCTGTTATTGATGTGGTCGAGGACCAGACAAATCAGGATGAATTAATTGCTTCAAATTTTGAGTATCTGGCAGGCTTTATTTCTGTTTTTAGCCAGAGAGCGACAACAAGTGCGATGTTGCCGGAGATAATGCCATTTAGGGATATCAATCCTTTTAAACATGCTAAATTGATAATTTGGCTTAAGGATCCAGACAGGCTAACCATAGAGCCTGAAAGGTTAATAGAAGGATTAGATCTGGTTAAAGTAGCCGAGACTGAAATTTTCTTTATATATAAGAATCCGCAGGCAAATTTTAAACAAAAGGATTCCCAGCGTAGCATTGCCTACGGCGTCTGCATTGTGCTTTTAATTGCCTCGTTGGCAATTGCTATATTTGATTTATGCCGCAGGACTGAACTTAAGGCTTGA
- a CDS encoding lysophospholipid acyltransferase family protein produces MAKKRFKRFWRRLVSISALYFSLFLVKLLPLDSIYRISKFLAKIVYLVAGRHRCVAEEGLKIAFGDTIGSKQIKTIILGCFEESIKGALETLVCCQCPAKIKEQISIKGSEYLEQALTRGKGAICVSAHFGNFPLLMVRLQFAGFPCAIILRPMRDENIDRFLLKKIKFFGLESIYTKPAKACVDKALSFLKKNGIFSLQLDQNFGSGRGVFVDFFGKQAATATGPVVMALRSKAAIMPVFIIRKEDNTQEIIIEPEFVIEKKENFDETVKVNIAKLTKIIENYIRRYPAQWSWIHRRWKSRPASGEGH; encoded by the coding sequence GTGGCTAAAAAAAGATTTAAGAGATTTTGGAGGCGCTTGGTAAGCATTTCAGCTTTGTATTTCTCTCTCTTCCTTGTTAAATTACTGCCTTTAGATTCTATCTATAGAATTTCTAAATTTTTGGCTAAGATTGTCTATCTGGTGGCAGGAAGGCATCGCTGCGTTGCAGAGGAAGGGCTTAAGATAGCTTTTGGCGATACGATTGGTTCAAAGCAGATAAAGACTATTATCTTGGGTTGTTTCGAGGAATCTATAAAAGGCGCACTGGAGACATTGGTTTGTTGTCAATGCCCAGCTAAGATAAAAGAACAAATCTCAATAAAAGGTAGCGAGTATTTAGAGCAGGCCTTAACGCGCGGTAAGGGCGCAATATGCGTCAGTGCTCATTTTGGGAATTTTCCTCTTCTAATGGTCCGTTTACAATTCGCTGGTTTTCCTTGCGCAATAATATTACGTCCCATGCGCGATGAGAATATCGATAGGTTCTTATTAAAGAAAATTAAATTCTTTGGCCTGGAGAGTATTTACACTAAACCCGCTAAGGCCTGTGTAGATAAAGCATTATCATTTTTGAAAAAGAATGGAATATTCTCTCTTCAACTTGACCAGAATTTTGGTTCAGGCAGAGGCGTGTTTGTGGATTTCTTTGGTAAACAGGCAGCTACGGCTACGGGGCCGGTGGTCATGGCCTTACGTTCAAAAGCGGCCATAATGCCAGTCTTTATTATTAGAAAAGAGGATAATACTCAGGAGATTATTATTGAACCAGAGTTTGTGATAGAGAAGAAAGAAAACTTCGATGAGACAGTAAAAGTAAATATTGCCAAACTTACTAAGATTATTGAAAATTATATTAGGAGATATCCTGCTCAATGGAGCTGGATTCATCGCCGCTGGAAGAGCAGGCCAGCAAGTGGAGAAGGGCATTAA
- a CDS encoding DUF502 domain-containing protein, with the protein MMIRFRRYFFTGLAVLLPIVLTGYIIFAFFNFAENLVGKHINNYLSSNFGFDIPGLGLLLAALIIIIAGFLSTHFFTRKILPIFEGIFLRLPLIRQIYPAVKKIVQFLFSEKRQLFKKVVLIQYPRKGIWSLAFVTNEGIPQASKKIGKEMLNVFVPGTPGPLTGFFILVPKEDVISLDISAEEALKLFVSGGVLNP; encoded by the coding sequence ATGATGATAAGATTCAGGCGTTATTTTTTTACAGGGCTTGCTGTATTGCTTCCGATTGTTCTTACAGGCTACATTATTTTTGCTTTTTTCAATTTCGCTGAAAATTTGGTAGGTAAACACATTAACAATTATCTATCAAGCAATTTTGGTTTTGATATCCCCGGTTTGGGATTGCTATTGGCTGCATTAATTATAATCATTGCAGGGTTCCTAAGTACTCATTTTTTCACAAGAAAAATTTTGCCTATTTTTGAAGGGATATTTTTACGCCTGCCTTTAATCCGTCAGATTTATCCCGCAGTTAAGAAAATAGTTCAGTTTTTATTTTCTGAAAAGAGGCAGCTGTTCAAGAAGGTTGTTCTTATCCAATATCCGCGCAAGGGTATATGGTCACTGGCCTTTGTTACCAATGAAGGCATACCTCAGGCAAGCAAGAAAATTGGCAAGGAAATGCTTAATGTGTTTGTTCCAGGCACTCCGGGTCCTTTAACAGGTTTTTTTATTTTAGTGCCAAAAGAGGATGTGATTTCCTTGGATATATCTGCAGAGGAGGCCTTGAAACTTTTTGTTTCCGGAGGCGTGCTGAACCCTTAA
- a CDS encoding M23 family metallopeptidase, with protein MIKFFNFLKNILFGICVLLALFFAFNELYFLDRVAFVSPLAKDIELVIRDDSYGNGHFGARRKGGLKHRGIDFSASVGTPVCAARSGWVIGARTSRSLGKYVEIYHKGGFISLYGHLDSIEVNMLERVRQGEVIGSVGKTGNANYKGMKAHLHFSLMKDNKFQDPVQFLPSF; from the coding sequence ATGATTAAGTTCTTTAATTTTCTAAAGAATATCTTATTTGGTATTTGTGTTTTATTAGCTTTATTTTTTGCCTTCAATGAGCTGTACTTCCTAGATAGAGTCGCTTTTGTTTCACCACTGGCTAAAGATATAGAGCTGGTTATAAGAGATGATTCTTATGGCAATGGCCACTTTGGAGCACGTCGTAAGGGTGGGCTGAAGCATAGAGGTATTGATTTTAGCGCTTCTGTCGGTACCCCAGTCTGCGCTGCAAGGAGCGGATGGGTTATTGGAGCGAGGACATCCCGCAGTCTGGGTAAATATGTTGAGATTTACCATAAAGGCGGTTTTATTAGCCTTTACGGACATCTTGATAGTATCGAGGTAAACATGTTAGAGCGCGTTAGGCAGGGCGAGGTTATCGGTAGTGTAGGCAAAACCGGAAATGCAAATTACAAAGGAATGAAGGCGCATCTACACTTTTCGCTTATGAAGGATAACAAGTTTCAGGACCCCGTCCAATTTTTGCCAAGTTTTTAA